attttcttttcttttctttttatgcaaTCCTTTTTCTTCATGAAATGTTCTACACTTtacttttttctattaaatatgGTATCTTTGTGGGTTAGTATCTTTTGAAAGGCATGTTCAGATGTCTTTGTTGTTTTTCATggtgttatttttctttttactttttatgtttttcttcctCATGAaaggttttatttatttattttggttaaaaacgTGCACCGGAATGATTAATGTTTGAACAAAAACTAGGatggggtgaattggttttaatattaaaattaatactttaaagttttttcaaaatttaattgtttaatttaatattagtttCTTTAAATGCAACAGCATATACAATAAAGATATAGGGAAGAAGATTTGACACAAGTATCAAAAGATCTTACatcagttgttaatctctttaaagagattaactcaatcactaataataacaaattacaaTTAGATAATTAAGATAGTAGGGAAAAAGAAAACACTTCTCTTGAAGATACAAGAAATGAAAGTaactttctctgaatcacacagagacaTTGACCTAGCTTTCcaagcaacaacaacaacactcaatctcctagaaaccCTCTGATTGAGGTTGTACCTattgagaatattacttaatatcttttttatttaaattagtttttagaaaatatttcagttttagatatatgtttcagttttagaaattagttattattttagattaggagtgagatattctaaatattttatacttgatattttgttatattttgctttatatatagggtatatcaataaaatacaaaaatattttcctccgtataacatgtcacatatatctctcatattttcaaaagcccTAAAAATCCTAACAactggtatcaagagccattgtTCTTACTGCCGATAAAATGGAAGGAAATATGTCACACGTTACTATCCCACTCTTTGATGGTGAAAGCTATAATCTATGGGCGGCAAGGATGCAAACATATCTAGAGGGGCTAGATCTATGGAAAGTTGTGGAGGAAGATGATGTTCCCTTATCTGAAAATCCCACTGTGGCTCAAATGAAAGcgcataaagaaaagaaaatgagaaaggcAAAGGCAAAATCATGTTTGTTCGCAGGTGTTTCACAAATGATTATGACCAGGATTATGACTCTAAAGTATCCTAAAGAAATCTGGGAATACTTGAAAGCAGAATATGAAGGGAACGAGAAGATTCGAcgcatgaaagttttgaatttgataAGGGAGTTCGAgatgcaaagaatgaaagagtCAGAGACGATTAAAGAAtactcaaacaaattgttgggtattgccaacaagataaaattgttgggaAAGGAGTTTTCAGATTCCAGACTCGTTGAGAAAATTTTGGTGACGGTGCCAGAAAGATGTGAGGCATCTATTGTTTTcttagaaaacacaaaagattTGTCTACAATTACCTTTACAGAGGTGATACATGCCTTGCAAGCATAAGAACAACAAAGATTGATGAGAGAAGATCATGATGCGGTTGaaggtaatttaaattacattgaAGAGAATGCTctcatagtaaaaaaaaatagaaggagcaaatacaacaacacaCATGTTTTTCCATCTTGTCCCCATTGCAAGAGAAAAGGTCATCAACCCAACTGGTGTTGGTGGAGGCCAGATGTCAAATGTCACAAACGCGGTCAATTGGGACATGTGGAAAAGGTATGCAAATCTAAAGATTCCCTAAAAGATGTTCAGATTGTAGAGAATAAATCAGATGAGGATAAATCAGAGGAAGATCTACTTCTTACAACATCATGTGTCACAACCAACGAATCTACAAAAGACTGGATTATAGATAGTGGTTGCACAAACCACATGAATCGTGACAGAGAAATTTTCAAGAAGctcaataaatcaaatatttccaaGGTAAGAATTGGGAATGGAGAACAACTTGATGTGATAGGTACATGAACAGTTCAATTAAAACTCATTCaggtatcaaattaatttttgatgtctTATATGTTCCTGAGATTACCTAGAATTTGTTAAGTGTTGCTCAATTGTTAGAGAAAGGTTATAAGGTctcctttgaaaataaagtatgtgtGATAAAAAATGCTAACAACGTAGAGGTATTCAAAGTTCACATGAAAGACAAAAGGTTTGCACTGGATTTTATGAAGGAGGAATTTGCTACAGATAAAGTGAGTATGAAAGAAGGATCAAAATCATAAGATAAATATATCTGGAAGAAAGTAGACGTCCAAGTGAAGAAAATAGATGGAGGTTCACATTCTAATATTCATAAAAGGTCCAATGCAGTGCAATAAAATCCACACCggacaaagaaaaagaagatgatgctgatataagaagaaatatgaaggatgatgccaaattgaagaaagatgtgatgccatggaagaaagagaaaaacaaatattacaagcacaaaaagagaagaaaatcaagcatcaaaagatggagaatcaaatctgaagatataaaatttaaataaacagatATTGAGCAAGGAGgaatgttgagaatattacttaatattttttttatttaaattagtttttagaaaatatttcaattttagatatatgtttcagttttagaaattagttattattttagattatgagtgagatattctaaatattttatacttgatattttgttatattttgctctatatatagggtatatcaataaaatacaaaaataggtTCCTCCGTATagcatatcacatatatctctcatattttcaaaagcccTAAAAATCCCAACAGTACTCGATCAAATagaacatattaaatgcagtatgtgAAAGTTGAACCGAGTCGTCttccaacgaccaatattttcatccaAAACTTAATTTCCAGATTCAAACACAACACCAAAATGGGGGTTTTGATGGATTCGCAGAAAAATTTAATTCGCAAAATTGCAGAGAAATGTAATAGTTATATAAAAatgcattgattccttgattcaattgaaagtccaCCAATCACAGATTACCAAATTACTTGTTCTATTCGATTTTTCTCTCATGAACCCTAAGTTAATCAACTATGTGAAAATTAACATGAATTCATTATGTCATTAAGCACAACATAATTCAGGCAACTAACACCCACAGATTTAAGCAAGCTGTGAAAAAAccataaacattaagcatgaatacgaGCCTTTAATGTGCACAAAACACGAATTTGAGATTAGGCCTAGTAATTGAAAATAgttatgaaaatatgaaaatagttATTAACCACAATTAGGCCTAGTAATTGAAAATTAGCCAAAATTCTGAATAATGACTCACTTAAACCCAATTGACGAAAATGCACTAAGACAACAATTTATCACTGGACCACTATCAAGACAGGCACAAAAAGGTAGTAGGAtaaggaaaatttaaaataggaGAAGGACACGCAAACAACACAAAGAGATACACACACAAACAGacacaaaacataaaaatagagACATATCCAACATAGAAGGATTCCAAATTGCAAGTtatccatgaacatcatccaagctCTTCAAAACATGTAAAGTACTCACTTAAGCTCAAAGAAAGAGTTGAAAGTAACATAGCCTCACTGCATATACATTGGATCACTCAAATATCTAGGCTATTATTTACCCTCAAAGCATCTATGAAAAACAAGCATCATAAAGACTTAACAAGCTTCTAACATCAACACCCAAAACACATGTAGACAAAGATCGAAAGGACTTTTTAAGGTTATAATAGGGTTGAGGACAAGGTGTGaaacatatggataagtagctatagaaccaaagaaaataaaggagTAATGGGGAATAAGGCAAAATTAAGCATAAATGCATCCAGAAACTCCAACACTTCAAAATTCAATTCTCACACAATGTTCAAACACAaatctcttttctctctcaattttttttttctttgttttgttttcttttggtatgaTTTTAGTGAGTTCGAATGAAGGGATGACAAAAAAACTCACGCCCGCGATAAAATTTGCGATGGGTAGTTAGTACCTGTAGATATTTATTACCGGCGGGTAGCAGGTAgcaggtattttaatacccgcttataaatgggtcaggtacgggtatcatactattcGTATACGCGGGTACCCGTTACccataaaacattaaaattaaaatttaatttatattctattaatttaaatttaattaaaattaaaattaaaattatattttattaggttaaatttaattaaaatttaatttaatttaattatactttttttatttttataattttatattaaaaaatttataatatatatatatatatatatatatatatatattttaaatatttgcgggtatgcGGGTATTCACGAGTATCCGCGGATATTGTTTAAGCGGGTATCCGACGAGTAAACAGACGGGTAACAGACGTATTTTTTTTCGGATCGGATtgcgggtaggcactatccgtCCCCGACCctttgccatccctagttcGAATCCTCTATTAGGTTTTGTTGTCTTataaaaacttaacaaaaaatgttacaaaagaGTTCATGATTTTGGATTAATTCAAGTGCAAGAcggaaataatattaattatattaattaaataattattagttaaatgaatataattgatatttatgaCGTATctttgttgatttatttaaatatggtataaaattatctcataaaaatattatatgtttataaatttttaatgatataactaataatatttatagtttttggtcacttttaatagaaatatttaaataaaataaaaataaagattatcaattttgattaaataaatattgagaTTCATGGAATCATGTCTAACTCATGCCACATCCATCCATGTTCTCACACCATATTTCACATGTTATCTCATAACATCCAAATTTCATACCAATGCACCACCAACCAACCAATTCATAaatcatttcatttaatatcaAGCAAGTCAATACACATGAAACATACACAATCACATATCCATGATCTATGCCTTTAAgagtaattgaatcaatccacaagttaaagtaaggaattattaaaattttgcaaCAATTCTTGTTTAAGCTAAACAGGCATATTTTCATTGATTTCAGCATAAAGAAATCcaaaatcccaaacaacaaaaactaaagaaaCACACTCACATTGCATAAAACATTTACATCATACTTCATACTTTTAAAAGAATAAGGGTAAATAAACCATATTTTGGGTATGCTAATATAcacaattatattataataataggtAAAAAAccttttataatagtattttaatatgaaataaataaatttaaaaagattaataattacgtttgtaataaataaacatgcgtaattatattttttgttttttgtatgataaattttgtagtcttaaaataattatttttttttataaatctcaCATCCTAAAATAAATAGacgaagaaaaaaagagacTGCATGTTAAAATTAGAACAGGAGAAGCCAGTTTTTCTGCGTCATCAGGACCTGTTGATATGGAGGTTGATTATCAAGAACACGGTGGTGCCCCAATACTGCAACTTGTACTCCGATGGTGAACATGCATGAGGTGCCAGCAGAAGCGATATGGAGAGACGTAAATCAAGAATACAGTGCTGACTTGCCGTCGGACTAGGAGAGTCCCGTCACGTCCATACCATCGATCAACCAACCATCACAGACAGAAACTTCGGTAGTGCGACCATGAGAAATAAGAAATGAGAAGTAAGAGTGTTCCGAGATATTAATTGAGAAAAATTGGAAGTAGGTGGTGAAAGTAAAATTATTAGATGAAAAGTATaagaatatttttacaaaataatattttcacaaaataataataataatcatatatttttataaaataggtAGATATTAAAATCGAGTTTGATGTCTATTTCTCTTCATAAACAATAATATCATTACAATTATATTTGAATCCTTTCTTTATGGTTTATAGCATTTTCCAcgattttctttaaatttttgttgaatCAAAACACTCCATTAACTGATGATCCTCGTCGATTTTTAAGTTCCAAAATTAACTCTTTCAAATTTCagtttattttatatgcataatATCTTTTAGACTTTATCCATCTTACGTTTTTATATTCCGTGCTTTACTCAAACTGAGGTAATTTTTATcttagattaaatattttttatctccgTTTAAAATATCGAAGAAAAACCTTTTAAAATCTGACTTGAGTTCCACTCGTACGGTCGGTCGCTGTTTGGTAATTATGTGCACATATTTCCTAATCTCACTGTGAATGAAGTTTTTAGTATAACATTATATTGTTTCATAAATTAAAGGGATATGAAgtaaaattttgtaagatttaGTAACAAATCATGCCTTCACGGACTTTCTTTGGTGGCTTTTCGAGCCCATGGCTTTATACATTCTTAAAACTTTTACCATGCTTCTCTTGCATGGGTGAAAGtgtgaaagtaaaaaaaaaatgtatatgagattaaaatgaaaataataaactatgtagatgaaaatagtattttaaacattcaattatcaaatttttttaatgaaaatttaattataaatactcATATCTACaggtaataaaaatttaattcaacctttattaaaacacttatttttttacaataattgaACTTGGTGCTATAATATATCTCCAAGTGGGTCTCTggttaatcttttgaaaactGAGACTCAAATTTTACCTGTCTAAGTGGCATGggttattttaatgttttgtaaGAGAACTAACGCGTGAGGTTATGAATGGTTTGTAGGTCACGCGCTGGCACAGGAAAACTGAGAAAAAACAAGTGAAGACTGCAGTTTTGGAAAAATAGAGAGTGCGGTTTTGGGAAAGGAAAACAGAGGCGGGCTTTGTGGCTGTTGCAACTTCCTCCACAATCGGTGCTAATCACTGCTGCAGCTTCGTCCACAATTGCAAGCCCTAATTTTGCTGTTGTTCTTCTCCAAATCAATGGCCAATTTGGTATGTTTTACTTTCCCGATTGCAATCCcatatttttgtgttgttcttccCCAAATGAAACTCTATTGTCGTATGTTCTTGTTCCCCGATTGAAATGCCatttttatgtgttgttgttcCCCAAATCGATGCTCTCTCaatcctaaatgttgttgcgAAGTGTTAATTGGAAATGTGAACGGGTTTGTGTAAGCAAAAATGCTTCGAATGTACGAATGCTTTCGAAGAAGAAGCGTTTCGACAGTTAAGGTCATTTTGAAATCACTATGTTTCGAGGGACATGTACTGAACTTAGCATGCAAAGGTATTTGCGCCATGCCGCCACTGAGTTTCATGACACAATCTTTTGTGTGAGGTTGACCAAATATCAAAGTCGAGGGTCTCATCTGGTATATGTCATTTTCaagttttctattttcattaaCCAAATGTTAACCTCACATTAATTGGGAAActgaaaattttgttatgttttttgcCAATCAGGACCTTAACACCAAATTTGCTACCTTGATCAGGAGCAAGCATATCAATCAGGTCGTTCTTAGTGGTCCTAATAGTGTTGTAGTATGCAAACTTTTAATTTCAGATTCACCCCGCTCCACCAAGATTGAGAAGGGTTGGAAGGAATTTTGCAATGAAcatcaattgaaagaaggagaTCATGTGCTCTTTGAAGTGGATCATGTTGATGCCAATGAATTCATTACAGTCTTTGTCAACAAATGTTTGTGTGATGAGTAACTATGATGTTCAAACAATTAGATGTGATGTTATGTATGTTAAAGTTTTTTGTTAAATCTGATATTTGTGTTTTGTGGTGAATGAGGTCctactttaattttaaacaactataatgatgttttaaattatatgtattccTTGTGGTATTAAAATGAACTGTACTTTTCTAAAtgaataagtgtctttttgAAGTCTAGAtttggtacgagcagtactgaaactggttttcaagtgtctttttacataaaaactggtttggacacaatgcaaaagacatccaaataatttcatcaatgtGAATCATCAACAAACAACTGAAAGAATTAAgtggaattgaagatagaaaaaataacCAATATTTGTGGTACTAGAATGAACTGTACTTTTCTTCttcaataagtgtctttttcaagtctagttttggtacgagcagtactATAATTGGTTTTGAAATGTCtttctttttacataaaaactggtttggacacaatgcaaAAGACATCTAAATAATTCCATCAACGTGAATCATAAGCAAACAATTGAAAGAAGTAAGTGGAATtggagatagaaaaaaaaaacaacatttgtGGTACTAGAATGAACTATACTTTTCTAAgtgaataagtgtctttttcaagTCTAGTTTTGGTACGAGTAGTACTGGAATTGGTTTTCAAGTGtctttttacataaaaactggTTTGGACACTATGCAAAAGAcatctaaataattttattaacgtGAATCATCAgtaaacaacttaaagaagtaAGTGTAAATGAAGATAGAAAATATAACCAACATTTGTGGTACTAGAATGAACTGTACTTTTCTAAgtgaataagtgtctttttcaagTCTAGTTTTTGTACGAGCAGTACTGGAACTAGTTTTCAAGTGtctttttacataaaaactagtttggacacaatgcaaaagacatccaaataatttcatcaacgACCATTCATCAGTAAACCTCTGTCAATGAATgaactaaaatttaatacaatcaaAAATTAACATTTGTCTTCCTAAAATTAAGTATATTGTTCACCCTATATAACTGTTCTTTTGAAGTATACATATAGTATAAGGTATACTGCAACTCTCTTTGAGGTCtgttttcacaacaaatttcgTTTGCCATCAATGACATTCACATTCAAATGGTTAGATTACCATTAAATCATCAAAAAACCTGTCAATGTACAAACTACATATTAACTCTAACAAATGATTcaactatatatattattgtgcCTACATAAGTGGCTTTTTCAGTGACATTTTTAGTTCAAATACTGCAGAACACATTGCAAGTCAAATAACAGTTTCCAATCAAATTCAAATGTATTAATATGGCATATATATTACTGTGCAAGTATCAGTTTCTATTTCATCCAAGTTTCCAAACAAAATATACAATAAGTACATTCATTTTCTGCGTCTACTTCATTCTAACTATACATATCTACAATTATATACATCCCATTTATCAAAAAGCTTGTTATTGCATTCCATCAAAGGTATGCCCAAATTTATAACCTTAGTATCCAAAACAATACAATCACAGAATTATGTTGTATGAAAAACCACAAACTTCTACATTTAcaacaactatttttttcatgagCAGATCATAGTGCTGAATAACGTCATCGCAGTGGACATTATCTTCATGTAAAACCCAATCACAAACGAATTTCTGCCTAATTAATTGCAGCACCTCCTAAAAAGAACATCATGATAATGTTACCAAATGTAATCTTCAAAGAAAcactaaaaacaagaaaacatattATATAGGTAAACTTACAGTATTGTAGTCAGGCATGACTTTGCCATCAAATTTGCTTACACCATCTCACGTctctataaattttaatacgagGACCCCACAATCATGACTGCAAAATCaaataagcaaaaaaaaaaaaattaacaaatataatagtaTATTCAGACCTCATTAAGGTGTGCTAAATTCCACTCATTGAACAAATAAAATGTAAGAAGTTACCCGTTAGGTTGAATTGGAGTGTCCACAGATTGCACGTTAAAAGATGGCTTCTTGTCTGATTCACAGTTTAATAACATAGACAAAAACAATTCCATGTTACGCGCCTGCAATATAAGTTGGACATATTATGGGaaacaatataacaaaaaaaatgtaataaacaTATAGAATTTCTACTTACAATATAGTTGTATATCCTTGTGCGGTTCTTTCTATTATGTCCAAGGGaatcaaacacaaaaaattCCATGGTCTTAAGGTTCACACAGTAGCACCACCAATGATCATCATGGACAATTGGAGCAAATAACTACAAAAAACATACAAGACTTAATTGTTTGTCACACATAAATAACACAATGCACCAACTTCCATggcaacaaataaaaaatgtacaagAGTAATAAAATGTATACAAATTCAGCGCTAAGCAAGACTGTGGCCAAGCAATGCGCCAAACGATACCCACCAATTTCCGGCGAACCAACCGCATCCAACAACCCAAACCACTCTCGAGAAGTCCGCTCTCTGCTTCGACTGCTAACCACACCAAATATCCACAACAGCAACCTTTGTGGAAGAAGAGGCTTTTGGGGAAGAAAAAGCTCTTGGGGAAGAAAAAGCTTTGTGTCTGTGTAATCTTGTGGAAGAAGAACATTGCGAAAGAAGAACAAGGGAAAACCGAACCAAcgtagtttatttttttaaaatgtttcccCAATTGAGCACGCGTGCACACCATGCAAAAAAACATGGGATGCTGCCTCCAATTActataagatttaaaaaatattaaataatccaTGCCACGTAGGCGGGTAAAATTTAGGTCAAAAAACTGAAGCATTATATCATTATCCTAATTCATAGGTCCTAGAGATAATataaacatctaaaataaatattaaaaattaaagataataatttcaaattttggaaataagaaaattcaattaaataaataattttaatacacTTAAAAAGGAACCAAAatggtatttttaaattaaaaattaaaagttacgAAAACTgaaattaacaattatttattttatagtaactaaaaattataatgaaaaagaCGAGACAGTAGATGTTTGGTATGATACGAGAATAACAACTCTTCCATTATTCAACATTCCAATGGTTCCCACAAAATGGAAACTGCTTTCATGAGTAATTATTGATGATTATTGTTCACTCAATAAACTTTTCttattcaaaagtttttttattgaatgaGATACATTACCGATAAAAAATACCCCACTAACTTCACATAACTTATAATTAAccaaaaatttgatatttgagAGTGagtagtttattattttaagtttttgaaGGTATGTTTCTGACTttctatattcaaaagtttgaattatatatctatattacTTATTTCATTTACTATTCATATTTTTCTGCTTCTGATATAAGAATATACATTGTGTTTACTACCTGCCATATATAGTgttattaaaatcataaatgaaaccatttttaaaattaagagatcATAATCATAAATATACAAACATATTTTGCAAATTTCAAAATGTGATAACTTATGCACGAAGTATGTTTCCATGTCGGAGTTATTATAATTGAGTATCCAAAAATTAcgtacttttttttatcattgttcAATGACATGATACTAAAAATGCGGAACACATGTACATAAACAAGTGAGCAACTataacaaattcaatttattaacCTCACCCCCTCAATTGCTTAGTTTAACTTAAAACAATGATCTGATCCAGGATGGTTAGCTTGTATGCATTTAATATTGTAAACCATGATTATACAACACCAATACAAGTGGAGAAAAGGGTTTTGAATGCAGTTATTTTGAATATTGGTTTCACTTGTTGAAAAGAATGGGGTCATCAATCATTTGTTATAATGTtaacaattattaaaaagagaaaaagaaaataaagcaaTATAAATTACGGGATTACATCAAACTTATGATAAAATTCCTACTTCATGAAACATAGATAAACTatatctattataaaaaaaaaatctaaataaatacataaaggtAAAACATTATATCATTTAGATtgttctttatgaataaaagcTAAAATAGCTAACTTACTAGAACAGTGAATCTTTTCAcgaaaaagatgaaaaacttTAGTTGAATATGTATACAGAAACGAAAGCATTGAAGCCATTTCTTTTCAAGACTCTAAGGAACCACTTGTTGATCCAAAAAAAAAGCATGACAACCTAAAGAAGAATCATTTTCTAACCAAAGCCTGTAAAAAGCATCCCTTTAAGCATGTTCCAAAGCATAAATGGGTTCATAAGTTCAACATAAATAGAAGTTTGTACCCCTGAAAAAGCAGAAAAACTACCTGCATAGTCACCCTAACTTCCTCTAAAAATACCAGATATGAAGTCAAATCAGCACAACCATGAGTTGTACCATTAATATTCACCTTAAGTCAATTTGCAAATGGAACTTACCATATTACGTTCATAAATGAAACCACCATACCCTCTCTagtttgaatattgaaaaattttagCACCaagaaatcataaataatattactcATATGTTTCTTTTATTCTCAGACATATGCATTAACTCCTTAGTTTGAAAAATAGCAAAAAGAAACACAATTGGATCCTAAAATCTATTATGATTTATCATCCTCCAAATCATCCAAATAGGTGCACTAATGGCAATCACTTTAATCACTTTAACCAAAGAACTACAAAGAGACTTCATAAACTGAACAACCAAATCCAAAGAAAAAAACctgcaaattttgaaaaacttccTTCAACCATTCCCACAACCATATAACAATAGAACAATGAAAGAACAAATGAGAGAAAGATTCAACATTATTATCCCACAAAGAATACAAGAGCATAAAACTATTCCTTTGTTTCAAAATCAATAGATAAACGAccacacaaaaatttcaaaagagcAAAAGTTTTAACTAGTGTCACCTCATTCAACCAAATCAAGTTCCCCAATGCACACATTTCATACTAAAagagtaaattttttttccaactATTTGAAAAAGCTCACCAGTATCATGCATAATCCAATTAGGCACATTATCATCCACATTAACcatcaaagaagaaaaatcacataaactAACAATAAAATATCGAAAGTTTTAGTGAGTACTTGTCTGGGTCGAAGTAACAACAAAGTATAATATTACTCTGTTCGAATAAGAAATTCTAGCCAATTTAGATATGCAAATGTCAGAACACAAATGATCATTCCAAAGATCAATACAATCATCCTTACCTAGTGTCCAAAAGGTATTTTTTGAAACAACATCATATGTGTTCTTAATACCATGTCAAATTGACGATGATTTAAAGAACATATATTTATGATACTTAGACTTAAGAAATTGAATATGCATGAGTTTGGTTCATATCATTTTGTCATAAGAAAACTCCCAAGCTAAACATAGTATATAGACTTATTCTCCAATTGAATATTAGTAACCTACAAACCTCCATTCAACTTAGAACCACACAAGATGGACCAACATTGAGCAATTCCCATTTATGTGTATC
This region of Vigna unguiculata cultivar IT97K-499-35 chromosome 5, ASM411807v1, whole genome shotgun sequence genomic DNA includes:
- the LOC114182936 gene encoding uncharacterized protein LOC114182936, with product MFFFHKITQTQSFFFPKSFFFPKSLFFHKGCCCGYLVWLAVEAESGLLESGLGCWMRLVRRKLLFAPIVHDDHWWCYCVNLKTMEFFVFDSLGHNRKNRTRIYNYIARNMELFLSMLLNCESDKKPSFNVQSVDTPIQPNGHDCGVLVLKFIET